The genome window ATCGTGCGCCGATGGCATTCACCTGAACAGGTTTGGAGCGGGTCATCTGGCACATCACATCGATGTAATGCACCCCACAATCGACAATTGGGCTAAGGCTTTTCATCAGATTCCGGTGAACAGTCCACATCATACCGTGGCTTTGCTGGTTCAAATTCATCCGCATGACGAGTGGTTTACCCATTTCCCGCGCCACTTCAACAAATTTTTCCCAGGACGGATGATGCCGCAGAATATACCCGATAACGAGCTTTTTTCCGGCTTTTTCGGCAGCCGCTACGACCCGCTTTGCGCCAGCAACCGTATCGGCAATGGGCTTTTCCATGAACACATGGCATCCCTGCTCGAAGGCCTGAATCGCAAATGATTCGTGCGTATCTGGGTACGTTGAAATACAGACAGCATCGGGTTTGGTTTCGGCCAGCGCCGTCGCGTAATCCGTGAACAATGGATACTCACCACCCAGCCGTTCGTTGAGAACAACCTTACTATTTCCGGTCGATACGATTCCGCAGATGTCGAAACCGTCCAGCGTTTTATACGCAATAGCGTGCGACGATCCCATGTTGCCGCAGCCGACCACAAGAACCCGCAATGAATTAGTTGAAAGAGACATGAACGTGACGTTGACGGGAAGTTAATTAGCGATTTACCGCATCAATAGCAGCTGATACGGCAACTAAGCGGTACAAAGGTATCATCAGGCCGCGAAGATAACACTACTTGAAAGTGGATCAGCCAATCTACCGGACGGACATAGGGAATTGGCTCGTACTTTTGTGGGCTATGCAACCAACCAGCCCTGTAGTCGATACGCCCCTGCCTTTGGCGGTGTTGTTCCAGTCCGCCGATTTAGTCGCCATCAACAAACCACACGGGCTACTGGTCCATCGGTCACCCATTGCCAGCGATGCCAGTGAATTTGCCGTTCAGATTCTCCGCGACCAGTTAGGCCAGCGAGTCTATCCGGTACATCGGCTGGATCGCAAGACCGGCGGTGTGCTCCTGTTCGCGTTGCATGAAGCGATGAATTCGGCCATGCAAAAACAGTTTGCGGATGGTCTGGTTGCGAAAACGTATCTTGCCATTGTACGGGGTTATACACCTGACGAGCAAACAATTGATTACCCACTGCGCCGAGATGATGGTGTAGTTCAGGACGCCGTGACCGTTCTGAAAACCTTGCAACGCACTGAGATTCCACTGGCTTTCGGAAAACACGCCACCTCCCGGTATTCACTGGTCGAGTTAACGCCATCTACCGGACGGATGCATCAGTTACGGAAGCACATGGCTCACATCCTTCACCCAATCATCGGCGACCGGCCACACGGATGCAACAAACAGAATAAACTCTTTCTGGATCAGTTCAGTATGAACACGATGCTGTTACATGCTAATCATCTCGCGTTCACGCACCCACAAACAGGCGATCACATTAGCATCAATGCACCACTTCAGGCGGAGTTTAAACGT of Spirosoma agri contains these proteins:
- a CDS encoding Gfo/Idh/MocA family protein, yielding MSLSTNSLRVLVVGCGNMGSSHAIAYKTLDGFDICGIVSTGNSKVVLNERLGGEYPLFTDYATALAETKPDAVCISTYPDTHESFAIQAFEQGCHVFMEKPIADTVAGAKRVVAAAEKAGKKLVIGYILRHHPSWEKFVEVAREMGKPLVMRMNLNQQSHGMMWTVHRNLMKSLSPIVDCGVHYIDVMCQMTRSKPVQVNAIGARLTNDIPAGNYNYGQLQIRFEDGSVGWYEAGWGPMMSETAFFVKDVIGPNGCVSIVAKNAGAAGKSDNVDSHTKTESLRVHRAALTADDQFAEADTWIDMQDEPDHQELCNREQRYFLKAVQENLDLTDHMQDAVSSLEVAFACDESVRTGQPVYL
- a CDS encoding pseudouridine synthase; the encoded protein is MQPTSPVVDTPLPLAVLFQSADLVAINKPHGLLVHRSPIASDASEFAVQILRDQLGQRVYPVHRLDRKTGGVLLFALHEAMNSAMQKQFADGLVAKTYLAIVRGYTPDEQTIDYPLRRDDGVVQDAVTVLKTLQRTEIPLAFGKHATSRYSLVELTPSTGRMHQLRKHMAHILHPIIGDRPHGCNKQNKLFLDQFSMNTMLLHANHLAFTHPQTGDHISINAPLQAEFKRMMQTLFSNAHIGFV